AGGTCGCCTGCTCGCTCGAGCGCGGGGCCGGAGGTCATGCGTAGCGACGTCCCGAGCTCCTGCGCGATAATCATCGCCATCGTGGTCTTGCCCAAACCAGGCGGCCCGGACAGCAGAATGTGGTCCGGTGTCACTGAGCGTCGTCTAGCTCCCGCGAGCACGAGGTTAAGCTGCTCGCGCACCTTCGGCTGGCCGATGAACTCGCCGAGCGACTTCGGGCGCAGGGACTTTTCAACGTCGCGCTCTTCGACGAGTTCCGCGGCGTTGATGACGGAGCTCGGCGGGCGCCCTACCCCCTCCGGCAGGGCGAACTCGGTTTTCTCCACGTCTGACATGATTCTTAGCCTACTTCCGCGCTACTTTGAACCGAGCTGCGTCAAAGCTGCGCGCAGCAGCGCCGAAGAGGTCTCGGACGGGTTCTCCTCCACCAGCACGTCCACGACCGGGCGCGCCGTCTTCTCGGCGAACCCGAGGCCGACGAGCGCCTCGACGACCTGCTCGGAGGCGAGGGATGCACCGGCGGGGGCCGCCTCGGCCACTGGGGCTTTCCCCTCCAACGGCTCGTAAAGCCCGTCGATCTTGTCTTTGAGCTCGAGCGCCATGCGCTCCGCCATCTTCTTGCCCACGCCCGGAATGGTCTGGATCCGCTTGATCGCGGCCGCGTCTCCAGCGGTGATCAACCCGGCCAGCTCGGCGGGCTCGAACACGGAAAGGCAGGCCAGCGCCAGCTTGGGGCCGAGACCGCTGACCGTTTGTAGTTTGTGGAACATGGTGCGCGCGACGTCGTCAACAAAACCGTAGAGGGTTACACCGTCGTCCTTGGCAACCATTGAGGTCAAGACCCGCGTGGTGTCGCCGCGAGTCAGCCTCGCGAGGGTTGGCGGCCCGGCAAGGAAACGGTACCCTACGCCCGCGCACTCGATGACCGCGTGGTCAAGGCCGACGGAGAGCACCTCCCCGTTCAAAGAATCGATCATGGCAGTGGCCGTCCTATCCTATTTCGTGGTGGTGGCCTGCAGGCCGCGGGCGATTAAGGGTGCGCGCCAGCAGTGGCACACGGCGATGGCGAGCGCGTCCGCCGCATCGGCGGGCTTGGGCGCCTCCGTCAAGCCGAGGATGCGGGTGATCATGTTCGTCATCTGCTTCTTGTCGGCCCGGCCGTTGCCGGAGATTGCTTTCTTCACCTCGGACGGCGTGTACATGTGTACCGGTATCTCCCGCTCCGCCGCGGCGAGGATGAGCACGCCGACGGCATGGGCGGTGTGCATAACAGTTGAGACATTGCCACGCTCGAAGATGCGCTCCATAGCGATCACGTCCGGCTCGTAGTCATCCAGCCACTCCCGCACCGCGTGGGACAGGCGGACGAGACGCTCGGGGAGGTCAGACGCGGCCGGCGTGCGAACGACGCCCACGGCGACGGGAATCACCTGCCGCCCGCGACCCGCCTGCACCACGGACAGGCCGCACCGCGTCAGTCCCGGGTCGATGCCCATCACGCGCAAACCCTCGAGGTTCAGAACTACAGTCACACATTTGTTCTACCACACTGGCTGGCGCAACTGCGTTAATCGTCCAGCTGCGCGGCGACCTCGTCGCTCATAGTCATGTTGGTGTAGACGTTCTGCACGTCGTCGGAGTCCTCGAGGGCGTCGATGAGGCGCAGCATCTTCTTGGCCGTGTCAAGGTCCAAGTCGACCTCGACAGAAGCACGGAAGTCCTGCTCCGCGTCATCCACCTCGATTTCCTGTTCTTCGAGAGCGGTGCGCACAGCGCGCAGGTCCGTGGGAGCGCAAATAACCTCGAAGACCTCGCCCAAGTCGCGCACTTCCTCGGCGCCGGCGTCCAGGACGGCCATGAGCAGATCGTCTTCGCTGAGCTCCCCCTTGGCCACGGTGACGACACCGGTACGGGTAAACATGTAACCCACCGAGCCGGTCTCGCCGAGGTTGCCGCCATTCTTCGACATAGCAGTGCGCACCTCGGTGGCTGCCCGGTTGCGGTTGTCGGTCAGGCACTCGATCATGACGGCGACACCGTTCGGACCGTAGCCCTCGTACACAACGGCTTCCCAGTTCGAGCCGCCAGCTTCCTCGCCGGAGCCGCGCTTACGTGCGCGCTCGATGTTGTCCTTCGGCACGGAGGCCTTCGTGGCCTTGCGGATCATGTCGTCGAGCGTCGGATTACCCGCCGGGTCCCCGCCACCGGTGCGGGCGGCAACCTCGATGTCCTTGATCAACTTCGCCCACTGCTTCGAACGCTTCGCGTCGTTGGCGGCCTTTTTATGCTTGGTGGTCGCCCACTTTGAGTGGCCTGACATGACCAGCTCCCCTTTCCGCTGTCTGCGCACCCGATCACTCGGGGTCTGAACTTCCCACGATTATACGCACGGGCACGACACGCCCTGTGCGCGGGGTTTTAGCCCTCCGGAGCTTGTTTCGGGGTGGGCAGTTCCGAGGTGCCGTCGCGAAGCGTGCGGGTCAGGCCCTCCTGAACGGTGACTGCCACGAGGTTGCCCGCGCGATCGAAAATTTTGCCCTGCGTCAGTGCACGCCCGGCATGGGCCGAGGGCGAACTCTGATCGTAGAGCAGCCATTCGTCGGCGCGGAACGGGCGGAGGAACCACATCGCGTGGTCGAGCGAAGCCATCTGCACCTTGTGGCCGGGGTGCGGCACCATCGAGGAGAACAGAAGGGTCATGTCGGACATGTACGCCAGAGTGCAGATGTGGAACGTGTCGTCATCGGGCAGGCGCTGTTTCGACCGGAACCAGACCACCTGCTGGCCCGAGGAGCGCTCGTCGGATTCGTAGCTGGCGGATGGCACTACCCGAATGTCCCAGTCGGCCCACTCGCTGATCAAGCCCTTGAGGCTGGCGGGCATCTCGTCGGTCTTGAACTTGATGTCCTCCGGGTCGGGCACGCGACGCATCTCATCCCGGTGCTCGGGCCCCTCGTCGCCTGCGATGTGGAAACTGGCCTGCATAGAGAAAATCACTTCACCGTTCTGCATGGCCTCGACCTTGCGCGTAGCGAAGCTGCGGCCCTCGCGCACTCGCGAAACCAGGTACACGGTTTCTTCCGTCGCTTTACCGCCGCGCAGAAAGTACCCGTGCAAGGAGTGCACCCGCTTGTCGTCGTCGACGGTGCGCGTCGCCGCCACCAGCGCCTGGCCCGCGACGTGCCCGCCGAACGTGCGGACGAACACTTTCGACTCCATGGCGCGGCCGCGGAAAATATCTTTGTCGATACGTTCGAGATCGAGAATCGCCTGGATGCCGTGGAAGCTGGGTGTGTTCATAGTGAGTAAGACTACATCGCGGTCGGGAACGCTTTCAGGCTTACGTACTCCGGCAGCGCCGCCGTTCCGCCGAGGCGCAGCACGCGCACCGGCGCGCGGAGGCGCACGGCCCGGGTATCGGACACGGCGTCGTTGTAGAAGCGCAAGGCGAGCATGACGCGCGTGTCGGCGTCCGCAAGATCGCGCGAGGTGGCCGCAGCGGGCGCGTGCTTATCGACGTCCCCCCGCAACGCATCCTCAATCCCGCAGCGTGTCGTTACGTCGCGGGGCGTGAGCCGGACCGCCTCCGCCGCCCTAGCGCGGGCCGCGAACTCGGGCACGGTGGCCGCGATGACGGCGCAGCGCCTATCCAGTGCCGCCTGGAGAGCGTCGCGGGAGCGGTCCACCCGGATGTGCAACCGGTCGAGGCGCTGGGCGGTGAGATACGCCCACAGCAGCACCAGTGCGACGGCGGCAGCAAGGGCCACCCACAACGCGGTCGTCATCGGCGCACCCGAACCTTCTCGCCGACGACGGTGTCATAAACAGTCATGATCTGCGCAGACACGCTCTCCCAGTCGTACTGCCGCGCGCGAAGAGTGCCTGCGTCGATGAGCTCGTTGCGCGACGCGGGGGCGTCGATAAGCGTGCGCAGCGTTGAAGCGAGCGCGCCCGAATCCCCAACCGGGAAGAGCGCACCGGCGGGGCGCTCGGTGTCGGCGGCGCACACCGCGGCGAAGGCTTCGATGTCGCTGGCGACAACGGCGCAGCCTGCGGCCATGGCCTCGACGAGCACGATGCCGAAGGACTCGCCACCCGTGTTGGGGGCAACGTAGATGTCGGCCCGGCCGAGGATCTCAGCCTTTTGCGCGTCGCTGACCCTGCCGACGAAGTCGACACCCTCGTCGCTGCGCGCGGTACCCCCGCCGATGACGGTAACGCGCACTCGGCGGCCGAGCCCGCGGACCGCTCGGAGGAAAATGTCGAGGCCCTTGCGCGGCTCGTCGAGCCTGCCAAGGAAGACGATCTCCACCTCGCTGGTGTCGTTGCGTGGACCGCGCGCGCGGCAGAAGAGCGACGTCTCCACACCGTTGGGAATGAGGACGGGGTCCGCACCGACCTGCTCCACCTGCCAGCGCCTGGCCATCTCACTAACCGCAATGCCGCCGCGGATCTTCTCCAACCCGGATCGGAGCACGGGAAGCGCGGCGCGCAGCACCCACGACGAGGTCGCGGACGCGTGGTACGTGGCCACGATCGGCCCCTCTGCCAGACGCAGCGCGGCCATGGAGTAACCCGGCGAGTTCGGCTCGTGGATGTGGAGGACGTCGAAGTTGCCCTCTGCGATGAATTCGCGGGTGATGCCGCGAACTCGCGGTCCGACGGCGAGACGCGCCACCGAGCCGTTATACCGGATCGGCACCGCTGCACCCCCGGGGGTGACAAACGCTGGCACGTGCGCGTGCTCGGTCGCGGGTCCGAGAACGCGCACTTCGTGGCCCTGCGCACGAAAAACGTGCGCTAAGTCAAGGATGTGGGCCTGAACACCACCCGGTTCGTCGAAGGAGTAGGGGCACACCATGCCGATCCTCACCGTGAATCTCCTTAACGACCCCTGCGCGGTTTCTTCGGCCGGTCTACCGGCCACATCGGCTGAAGCATATGCCAGTCTGCTGGATGGGCGGCGATGTTCGACGCGAAGCGGTCGGCGAGGCGCTGCGTGGTCTGCCCCACCGTGGTTACCTCCAACGGTTGCTCAGCCTTAAGACCCCACGCGGGTTGACGGTCGGTGCCCTCGAACCACGCGTGCGCCGGCAAGAGGGCCGCACCCGTCTCGACCGCCAGTTTCGCCGGGCCCGCGGGCATGGTGGTGGCCTCACCGAAGAACTCCACGGGCACCCCCTTCGGAGTGAGGTCGCGCTCGCCGAGCAGACACACGATTCCTCCAGCCTCGAGGACCTCTCGCAACCTCGCGTACGGCGGCGCCTCCCCACCGGAATGCGGGAGCACCTCGAAACCGAGGCCCTCGCGGAACTCCACGAAGGCCCGGAAAAGCGAATCCGGTGCGAGCCTTTCCGCGACGGTAGTGAACCGCCCGTAATTGCGCACGAGCCACATCCCGGCCATGTCCCAGTTGCCGGAGTGCGGCAAGGCGAGAATTACCCCCCTCCCCTGCTCCAGGGCCTTATCGAGGTGCTCGCGCCCGCTGAGGGACCTGGTGATCTGAGCTACCACGTTGGCGTCGCCCGCCAACCTCGGCAGGCGAAAGGCCTCCTTCCAGTAGCGCGCATAGGAACGCACGGACGCACGCACGAGCTTCTGGTCCACGTTTTCCACCCCCACGACGCGGGTGAGGTTGCGGCGCAGCATGTCCATCCCTGTGCCATTACCGGAAACCCTGTCTGCGCCGTAGTTGAACAGGCGCGCGACAGCAGCGTCCGGCAGGCGCCCAGCAACTCTCCAGCCCGCGATGTAGGCGCCCGCTGTCAGCGTGTCCTTGAACGAGCTGCTCACCGCTTCACCCCGGCGGGAGGTGCGGTGCGCTCGTGCGCACCGGGGTCATTCGCGGCGAGCCGGAACCGCTGCACGACGGTGACCAGGGAACCCGCCAGAAGGATCCACATCGCCACCGACAGTGCACCGGAGAGGCCGAAGCCTTCGAGCGCCAGACCGACGAATGCGATTATGAGGCGCTCGGGGCGTTCGATCAGCCCGCCGTCGATGGCGAGCCCCCCCGCTTCACCGCGCGCCTTGATGTAGCTGATCACCTGCGAGAGCACAAGGACGGCGAGCGTGACCGCGACGACGGTCGGCGAGGCGTCAGCGACGTAGATGAACCACACCGCGATCGCACCGAACAGCGCCCCGTCAGTGATCCGGTCGCAGCTGGCGTCCAAAGTCGCACCGTAGGCCGTGCCACCGCCTCTGAGCCGGGCCATGGTGCCATCGACCATGTCGAAGGCCGCGAAGAACGCGGACAGCGCCGCCGCTAGCACGAGATGGTTCAGGGGAATGAGCACCACTGAGACGAGGATCGTCGCCGCCGTTCCCAGCAGCGTGGTCACATTGGGGGTCAACCCTGCCCTGAGCAACCCGCGGGCGACGGGTTCGACGACGAAGGCGGCCGGCTCGCGGCCGTGCACGCTAAGCATCGGTGCCCCCGGTGGTGCCCCCGGTCCCGTCGGGCCAAGCGTCGGCTAGCAGCTCCCGCGTCTCCCTGAGCAGCTGCGGCAGGACTTTGGTGCCGCCGAGGACCGTCATGAAACTGGCATCGCCCGCCCACCGCGGCACGACATGGAGGTGCAAGTGGTCCCCGACCGAGCCGCCGGACGCCTTACCCAGATTGAGCCCGACGTTGATTGCATCCGGGCGCGACACCGTCTTCAACGCGCGGACAGCCTTCTGGGCGAACGCCATCAGCTCGGTGGCTTCCTCGTCGCTGAGCTCCTCGAGTTCGGCGACCTTGCGGTAGGGCACGACCATGAGGTGGCCGGAATTGTACGGGTACAGATTTAGCAGCGCGTAGACGGTCTTGCCGCGTGCGACGATGAGCCCATCCTCGTCACTGCGCTGCGGCGCTGCGAGGAAAGGGTCCTGCGCTTGCTGGCCACCTGGTTCCGCGGTGATGTACGCAGCGCGGTATGGAGCCCACAACCGCTCGAGGCGGTCCGGGGTGCCTACGCCGCGCTCGACGTACTCGTCCGGCCGCTGCGGGCCGGTGCTATCCACGCCGGGCTGCAACGGTGTCCTCGCTCGGCTGGTCGTTGATGCGCTCGCCCACCCAGGCGCCGATAATGTCCACCGCCTCCGCCACGGGGACGCCGTTGATCTGGGTGCCGTCGAGGAAACGGAAGCTCACCGCGTCCGCCTCCACGTCGCGCGCTCCCGCAAGGAGCATAAACGGCACTTTGGAGGTGGTGTGGTTGCGGATCTTCTTCTGCATGCGGTCGTCGGAGTGGTCGACCTCGGCGCGGATCCCGCGGGCACGAAGCTTCTCGACGACACCGTCAAGGTGGCCGGCGAAGTCGTCCGCCACCGGGATTCCCACCACCTGGTGCGGCGCGAGCCATGCCGGGAACGCACCGGCGTAGTGCTCCAGCAGCACGCCGAAGAAGCGCTCGATGGAGCCGAAGAGGGCGCGGTGGATCATCACCGGGCGCTTCTTCGTGCCGTCGGAGGCCGTGTAGTTCAGATCGAAACGCTCGGGCAGGTTGAAGTCGAGCTGCACGGTGGACATCTGCCAGGTGCGTCCGATGGCGTCGCGGGCCTGGACGGAGATTTTCGGGCCGTAGAACGCCGCGCCCGCCGGGTCCGGGACGAGTTCGAGGCCGGACTTTTCCGCCACCGACTGCAGGATCGCCGTGGAACGCTCCCAGATGTCGTCGTCGCCGATGTACTTTTCCGGGTCCTTGGTGGAAAGCTC
This window of the Corynebacterium qintianiae genome carries:
- the ruvA gene encoding Holliday junction branch migration protein RuvA, with the protein product MIDSLNGEVLSVGLDHAVIECAGVGYRFLAGPPTLARLTRGDTTRVLTSMVAKDDGVTLYGFVDDVARTMFHKLQTVSGLGPKLALACLSVFEPAELAGLITAGDAAAIKRIQTIPGVGKKMAERMALELKDKIDGLYEPLEGKAPVAEAAPAGASLASEQVVEALVGLGFAEKTARPVVDVLVEENPSETSSALLRAALTQLGSK
- the ruvC gene encoding crossover junction endodeoxyribonuclease RuvC; its protein translation is MNLEGLRVMGIDPGLTRCGLSVVQAGRGRQVIPVAVGVVRTPAASDLPERLVRLSHAVREWLDDYEPDVIAMERIFERGNVSTVMHTAHAVGVLILAAAEREIPVHMYTPSEVKKAISGNGRADKKQMTNMITRILGLTEAPKPADAADALAIAVCHCWRAPLIARGLQATTTK
- a CDS encoding YebC/PmpR family DNA-binding transcriptional regulator, producing MSGHSKWATTKHKKAANDAKRSKQWAKLIKDIEVAARTGGGDPAGNPTLDDMIRKATKASVPKDNIERARKRGSGEEAGGSNWEAVVYEGYGPNGVAVMIECLTDNRNRAATEVRTAMSKNGGNLGETGSVGYMFTRTGVVTVAKGELSEDDLLMAVLDAGAEEVRDLGEVFEVICAPTDLRAVRTALEEQEIEVDDAEQDFRASVEVDLDLDTAKKMLRLIDALEDSDDVQNVYTNMTMSDEVAAQLDD
- a CDS encoding acyl-CoA thioesterase, with amino-acid sequence MNTPSFHGIQAILDLERIDKDIFRGRAMESKVFVRTFGGHVAGQALVAATRTVDDDKRVHSLHGYFLRGGKATEETVYLVSRVREGRSFATRKVEAMQNGEVIFSMQASFHIAGDEGPEHRDEMRRVPDPEDIKFKTDEMPASLKGLISEWADWDIRVVPSASYESDERSSGQQVVWFRSKQRLPDDDTFHICTLAYMSDMTLLFSSMVPHPGHKVQMASLDHAMWFLRPFRADEWLLYDQSSPSAHAGRALTQGKIFDRAGNLVAVTVQEGLTRTLRDGTSELPTPKQAPEG
- a CDS encoding glycosyltransferase family 4 protein; the encoded protein is MRIGMVCPYSFDEPGGVQAHILDLAHVFRAQGHEVRVLGPATEHAHVPAFVTPGGAAVPIRYNGSVARLAVGPRVRGITREFIAEGNFDVLHIHEPNSPGYSMAALRLAEGPIVATYHASATSSWVLRAALPVLRSGLEKIRGGIAVSEMARRWQVEQVGADPVLIPNGVETSLFCRARGPRNDTSEVEIVFLGRLDEPRKGLDIFLRAVRGLGRRVRVTVIGGGTARSDEGVDFVGRVSDAQKAEILGRADIYVAPNTGGESFGIVLVEAMAAGCAVVASDIEAFAAVCAADTERPAGALFPVGDSGALASTLRTLIDAPASRNELIDAGTLRARQYDWESVSAQIMTVYDTVVGEKVRVRR
- a CDS encoding phosphatidylinositol mannoside acyltransferase, coding for MSSSFKDTLTAGAYIAGWRVAGRLPDAAVARLFNYGADRVSGNGTGMDMLRRNLTRVVGVENVDQKLVRASVRSYARYWKEAFRLPRLAGDANVVAQITRSLSGREHLDKALEQGRGVILALPHSGNWDMAGMWLVRNYGRFTTVAERLAPDSLFRAFVEFREGLGFEVLPHSGGEAPPYARLREVLEAGGIVCLLGERDLTPKGVPVEFFGEATTMPAGPAKLAVETGAALLPAHAWFEGTDRQPAWGLKAEQPLEVTTVGQTTQRLADRFASNIAAHPADWHMLQPMWPVDRPKKPRRGR
- the pgsA gene encoding phosphatidylinositol phosphate synthase gives rise to the protein MLSVHGREPAAFVVEPVARGLLRAGLTPNVTTLLGTAATILVSVVLIPLNHLVLAAALSAFFAAFDMVDGTMARLRGGGTAYGATLDASCDRITDGALFGAIAVWFIYVADASPTVVAVTLAVLVLSQVISYIKARGEAGGLAIDGGLIERPERLIIAFVGLALEGFGLSGALSVAMWILLAGSLVTVVQRFRLAANDPGAHERTAPPAGVKR
- a CDS encoding HIT family protein, giving the protein MDSTGPQRPDEYVERGVGTPDRLERLWAPYRAAYITAEPGGQQAQDPFLAAPQRSDEDGLIVARGKTVYALLNLYPYNSGHLMVVPYRKVAELEELSDEEATELMAFAQKAVRALKTVSRPDAINVGLNLGKASGGSVGDHLHLHVVPRWAGDASFMTVLGGTKVLPQLLRETRELLADAWPDGTGGTTGGTDA